Sequence from the Sphingobacteriaceae bacterium GW460-11-11-14-LB5 genome:
GCCGCGCTTTACAGCCTGATTTAAAGTTAGATGTTTTGGGTGCGGTACATTATCGCTGTGATGCCCATCTTTACCCAACAAAGTTGATGAATGCTTTGCTTCAGTATTTATTAAATAATGGGGTTAAGATAGAACGTGGCAGAGAGGTTGATAAAATTGAAACGGTTGGCAATCGCATCATGAAGGTTTTCACAGGTAATACTGCCTGGGAAGCCGATCAGTATATTTTAGCAACTGGTTCGTGGTCGCCAGCTGTGGCTAAAATGGCCGATGTCAAAATATCGATAATGCCAGGTAAAGGTTATTCTTTTATGGAGCCAGAACCTCAGCAGCGGCTAACTATTCCGGCATTGTTATGCGAAGCCAGAGTAGCCATCACGCCAATGAACGGACAGATCAGATACGGTGGTACAATGGAGTTAGATAAAATTAATACCCGTATTAACATGCAAAGGGTTAAAGGTATTGTAGAATCCGTTCCAGCTTATTTCCCGGATTTAAAACCCGCGCTTCCGGCAGAAAAAGATATCTGGTATGGCTTCCGTCCATCATCACCTGATGGCTTGCCTTATATTGGCAGAAGTCAAAAAAGAGAAAATTTAATCATTGCAACCGGCCACGGGATGATGGGTTTAAGTTTAGGCCCCGCAACAGGTTTATTGGTGAGTCAGATTGCTTCAGGCATGGCTACCGATCTAAAAATGGAACCATTTGCAGTAGTCAGGTAATATATTAAAGGAAGTCAAGTTTTTCTAAGGATGTAGCCATTGTGAAGCCGATTTGATTCGGATTTGTAAAAGCCGCAATCTTTAAAACAGCGTGGGGCCTCATCGAATACCATGCCCGAACAAGCGCACATACACGAATGAGCAAACCCCACGCATAACGTGGCGGTATTCTACTCGTGTACGTAAGACTTGGGAATTTTTGGTCGGTTCGGCAGTCAGTACGAGTTCGCAGTTCAAGAAATTATTATCTAACGTACGAACAAAACCGGATATCCTTGAAAAGTGATCTTAAATATTATTCTACATGCCCCAATTGAGGATGCTTCAAAACAATCAAATGGAGGAAAGCCCTTTTATTTGTTTTGAAGGATTTTAAACTTTTATTATTCTTCAATTTTCTATTGCTTCAGGAGTCAAAAAAAATTCGTGTAAAATTTCTCTAGGGTTTGATGTAAAGAAAATTAGAGTTGGTGTAAAAAAAATATTAATGTAACATTTTTGATGCTATCTTGGATGACTAATCATTGAAATTATAATGTCTAACTTATTAGCTCTCAAAAGTTCTCTTCTATTATTTAAGAGTTTTTCCCATCTCGGAAAATTTAAAGTTTATAATGCTGGCATTGAAAACCTAAATTTCAAATAGTGCAAAGTGAAACTTTTAAACTATTAAATAATAACATGAACAAAACAAAATTTAAATTAATCGGGAGGTATGTTCTCCTGACTGCTCTTACAGGATTAACAATTTTAGGATGTAAAAAGGGAAATTCAGAAAATTTACCGGATGAAATCGCAAATACTTCAAATGAGAGATTAAGCCTGACCAAAAAAGCTTTTAACGGGCTGTACTCAGAATTGAAAAAAACAAATGGCAAAGAATTGCCTGCTAATTTTTTAAGCCGCTTTCCAGAATTTGTTTCACTACTACATCACGACTCAAAACTAGCAAGTAAAACAGCGTTGTCTATTAAGCCAAATTCACCTCTTATGGTGGCGAGAAAAGCGGCCTTAAAAGCTTCATTAGGACCAGTAGCTAAAACTAGTGTAATGCAGAATTCTGCTTATGAAGAAACTGCTCCAACCTATGATGAAGTGATGACGGAATTAGTTGATGATCAGGCATTCAAATCCCTTCTTAATGTAGAGGGGGAAATTCAGGTGGACGATATTGTCTATAAAGTTACTCCTTACGGCACATTTTTTACAACTGCGAGTAATTATAATTCGCTTAATAGTGTATTTGCAGATATTGCATTACAGAACGACTACACATTACGATTGGAAGATCAAGCTGCGCCGATTTTGATGAATTCGGTACAGGTTCAAAGTACGCAATACAATGATGTGAGGTTACTTAATAGCAATGTTTTTTTTGTTGATTCGTTTATCGAAGAAGACGTGCCACAACCGGAAGTAACTGTTTTTCCATCTGACGAGACTCTAGCTCCTCTTGTGTATCCAAATATTAATGACGGTGGAAACAATAATGGCAATAATATAACTCCCCCACCACCTTCAGATGAGCTTCCAATCCCAAACCGCCAAAGTTATATACTGAATACACAAATGGCTGCAAATACCTCAAATTATGATCCTGCATATAGTAACACTATTGATTACCCAATAGAATTTAGAACTGGATTTGGCAGTATACTTCAGACATTTTTTGATAACTCCACTAGATATAACAATTTTACTAATAAGTATCGTATGAGTGCATTATTCTATAACAGAAACTATGGAATTATCAAAACTCTTGGTATAAAAGTAAAATGCCAAAAAAAGGGATGGTTATGGTGGAACAAGACTGAAGCTCAAGAAATCAGGGCTGGATGGGATTATATTTCTTACAAGTCGGATCGTAGCGTAGACAAAATTGGGCTTCCAAGCAATAAATTCGCTCCATCAATTGGAGAACCTTATTTGATCAATCCAACTGAAGATCCATTTTACGGTGTTCCAATGTGGTCAAGCACTGATACTTATGCTAAACGTTATAATCTTTATGGTTGGTATATGAAACGCGGGAACAACGAGATTTTCACCATTACAATACCTGGTGGGATTTTACCAATTAATAATTTAGAAGATGTCGATTTGCCATCAAGTGTCTTCAAAGGTATAGTACAAAGTGGCTGGAACAAATTAAAAGGTGTTCTTGAAAAATCAGCTCCTTCAGCGGGGCCGTCATTATATAATCCAAATGCTAGTAATTATAAATTCCCCGTTTACCCATTAAATGGTTATGGCGAAGTAAAATATCTTTCAATTAATGATATGGAGAATATGCCTAAATCATTTATGAAAGGAATTAGTAAAACACAGTTTTTAAATGGTGACTATAAAGTATATTCAATTGTTTCGCCGCAAGAAATTAGAGAATATAATACGGATATGATTGATATTCCTTTAGAGTTCTCAACAGTCGATATAAACCTATCGACAAATGTTAATAATCTAGCACTTGATATCGGACAAGCCGCAAGGTCTTTAGTGTCTGATCAATTGGGTAAGCACTATGAAGTAGATAAAGGAACAATCATTGGTGCGGTGAAATGGGATAATCAATGGAGATCGATAAGATTAAATTTTAAAATGAAAGACTAACAATAAACTATGAAAACAAACCTATTTTTATTGGGACTTGCAATCTGTACAGCAACCATCGTAAAAGCTCAAACAATTACTAAACAAGAAAAAGGATATTTCAATCTTACGGAGATTGGCTACACAATTGGAAATCATACTTATGAGATTCAAGTAAATCCAACTAAATATGATGGCGGTACTTCTGGTGCTTACGCCCTTAGTTTAAGAAATATCAATGGGGTATTTTTAACCAATAAAATATCAGTTGGTGTAGGTGTGGGATTGGAAAATTATACTGATAACGACAGCTATTCCACCAATAATAATCTGTTTCACCTATTCTTGGATGCAAGATATTATTTTAAGAATCAGAGTAATACCCTATTTGCTTACGGAGATGTAGGAACAGGTTTAAAAATAGATGATAATTTTAGAAAAGGCCAAATGTTTAATTTAGGGCTTGGATACAAATTTAAAGTTGCTTCTAAAGTAGGTATGACCGGAAGTTTGGGTTATAGCGATCAAACAATTAAGGCCGATCCACAGATTACAAAAAACCGTTATTATGGCCTCGCTATTAAGGCCGGACTACTTTTCTAATTAATAATTATCAATAAAAGATAGACCAGAGCAGATCGTTCTGGTCTATCTTCTTTTAGGTCTTGATAGATACTTCATATCAATCTAGGTATATTCCTACATTTACATGAGGTCATTAATAAATTTATCAAATATTGCCGAAATTGAACTTACATATAAACGCCATTCTAATACAACAAACTGCCCTAAAATCTCAACTTCGCAAGATGCCTATAACATTCTTATCAACAACTGGAATGAAAACAAAATCTATTTTCTGGAAGAAGTAAAGATTATCCTGTTAAGCAGCAGTAATCGGGTTTTGGGTATCAGTAATATATCATCGGAATGCGTTGCATGTACCATTGTTGATCCGCGCCTTGTATTGGTTACAGCCTTAAAGGCAAATGCATCTGCCATTGTTCTGGCACACAATCATCCGTCCGGAGGCGTTAATCAAGTAACACAGACAGGATAATGACTAACCGCCTGATCAATGCAAGCGAAATGCTGGGAATTTCTATGTTTGATCACCTGATTGTTGCCAATGAAGGCTATTATTCATTTACTGACAATATTGTTTATCTCAAACGCCATCCCAGAAATTACATCGCTTTTGAAGCGAGCCACCTTTTTAAAAAGGCCATGAAAAGAAAAAGAAACAATAATTTCTTACTGCCCCTTTATCTAAATTAACGCTCTCATTATCTAATGATAGGTTATTCGTTCGTGTTTTAAAATTTGAATAATATTTTCGGACTGATAAAAAATAAAGGCTAAATCCTGAATAGAATTTTAAAGAGAAGTGTAACCCGTAGATATGCCCCGGATTAACTTCGAGGAACTAGGCCACATTGCACCGTATCAATTTAAAACTCCTAGGTTTTTAAAACTTGACTTCCTTAAGATAGTCGGGATTTGTAATCCCGTCTCCAGAAATCCACAGTACAAAGC
This genomic interval carries:
- a CDS encoding amino acid dehydrogenase; translated protein: MSKVLIIGGGIVGLTSAYYLQKKGYEVTVLDKGDITDNCSFGNAGMIVPSHFVPLAAPGMIKQGIRWMFDSKSPFYVRPSLNGNLINWGLKFMKHATAKHVSQSAVPLRDLSLLSKKLYEGLAKEPEFNFELTNNGILAFYKTEKAGEEEAHLAARAIELGLDMAVLTADECRALQPDLKLDVLGAVHYRCDAHLYPTKLMNALLQYLLNNGVKIERGREVDKIETVGNRIMKVFTGNTAWEADQYILATGSWSPAVAKMADVKISIMPGKGYSFMEPEPQQRLTIPALLCEARVAITPMNGQIRYGGTMELDKINTRINMQRVKGIVESVPAYFPDLKPALPAEKDIWYGFRPSSPDGLPYIGRSQKRENLIIATGHGMMGLSLGPATGLLVSQIASGMATDLKMEPFAVVR